In Geobacillus kaustophilus, a genomic segment contains:
- a CDS encoding YusG family protein, which produces MVLQTKHMDVTDRIIGKLNGRSLDLYEEGELIGRLPLPAAVPLKHGYIEQNGRIFKQVTATVEPDQKYVDCDGEAGWC; this is translated from the coding sequence GTGGTGTTGCAAACGAAGCACATGGATGTCACGGACCGGATCATCGGCAAACTGAACGGCCGCTCGCTGGACTTGTACGAGGAAGGAGAGCTCATCGGGCGCCTTCCGCTTCCGGCGGCCGTCCCGTTGAAACATGGATATATCGAACAAAACGGGCGAATTTTCAAACAGGTGACCGCTACCGTTGAACCGGACCAAAAATATGTCGACTGCGACGGGGAAGCGGGCTGGTGTTGA
- the gcvH gene encoding glycine cleavage system protein GcvH, with translation MNTPKELRYTKEHEWVRVEGENVRIGITDYAQSELGDIVFVELPEVGAEVAANEPFGSVESVKTVSELYAPISGTVVEVNEALNDHPEYVNESPYDKAWMIVVKPNDLSEMDHLLTAEQYEAMINEG, from the coding sequence ATGAACACGCCGAAAGAACTTCGTTACACAAAGGAGCATGAATGGGTGCGCGTGGAAGGAGAGAACGTGCGCATCGGCATTACGGATTACGCCCAATCGGAGCTTGGCGACATCGTCTTTGTCGAGCTGCCGGAAGTGGGCGCAGAGGTTGCGGCCAACGAGCCGTTCGGCAGCGTTGAATCGGTGAAAACGGTCTCGGAATTGTATGCGCCGATCAGCGGCACGGTCGTTGAAGTGAATGAGGCGTTGAACGACCATCCGGAGTACGTGAACGAATCGCCCTATGACAAAGCGTGGATGATCGTCGTCAAACCGAACGATTTGAGCGAAATGGACCACTTGTTGACGGCTGAGCAGTACGAAGCGATGATCAACGAAGGATAA
- a CDS encoding arsenate reductase family protein, protein MALTLYWYPKCGTCRKAKKWLDEHGVEVQTVHLVDEPLTKEELAELHRKSGLPLKKFFNTSGMKYRELGLKDKLDRASEDEMLDWLASDGMLVKRPILTDGERVVVGFREQEYEAFFAKKA, encoded by the coding sequence ATGGCGTTGACGCTCTATTGGTATCCAAAATGCGGCACGTGCCGGAAGGCGAAAAAATGGTTGGATGAACACGGCGTTGAGGTGCAAACGGTGCATTTGGTTGACGAACCGCTGACGAAAGAAGAGCTCGCTGAACTGCACCGGAAAAGCGGGCTGCCGCTCAAAAAATTTTTCAATACGAGCGGCATGAAATACCGCGAACTTGGCTTGAAGGACAAGCTCGATCGCGCATCGGAAGACGAGATGCTCGATTGGCTCGCCTCGGACGGGATGCTCGTCAAACGGCCGATTTTGACGGACGGCGAGCGGGTTGTCGTGGGCTTTCGCGAACAAGAATACGAGGCGTTTTTCGCCAAGAAGGCATAA